One Cystobacter ferrugineus genomic window, CTCGTGGCCACCCCCGGCCGCCTGCTGGATCTCATGAACCAGGGCTTCGTGTCCTACAAGGCGCTCGAGGTGTTCGTCCTCGACGAGGCGGACCGGATGCTCGACATGGGCTTCATCCATGACGTCAAGCGCGTCATCGCCGCGCTGCCCCGGCCCCGCCAGACGCTGTTCTTCTCGGCCACCATGCCCCCGGAGATCCAGGGCCTGGCCAACAGCATCCTGGTCAAGCCCGTGCGCGTGGAGGTGGCCCCGGTGTCCACCACGGCGGAGACCATCGATCAGCGGCTGTACTTCGTGGAGAAGGAGCAGAAGCGCGGCCTGCTCGTGCACCTGCTCAACAGCGATCAGGGGATTCAACGCGCGCTCGTCTTCACGCGCACCAAGCACGGCGCCAACCGCGTCGCGCGGCACCTGGAGTCCGCGGGCATCGGCGCCGAGCCCATCCACGGCAACAAGAGCCAGAACGCGCGCGAGCGGGCGCTGGCGGCCTTCAAGTCCGGCGCGTGCCGGGTGTTGGTGGCCACGGACATCGCGGCGCGGGGCATCGACATCGACGGGATTTCCCACGTCATCAACTTCGACCTGCCCAACATCCCCGAGACGTACGTGCACCGCATCGGCCGCACGGGCCGCGCGGGCGCCGCCGGCATCGCCCTGTCCTTCTGCGACAGCGAGGAGCGCGCGTACCTGAAGGACATCGAGCGCACCATCCGCCGGCGCGTGCCGGTGGTGGAGGCGGGGGTGCACCGCTCCGCCCTGGTGTCCCCGCCCGAGTCGGACGAGCGTCCGCCCCGGCGCGACGCCCCTCCCCGCCAGCAGGCCCGGCCCCAGTCGTCGGGAGGCGGCTCGCGCCCCAACAATCCGCCCCGGGGTGAGCGCGGCCCGGACAACCGCAATGGCGGCAACCGCGGTGGCCGCCGGGGTGGACGGGACGGCAGGGGCGGCGGAAGCGGCGGCCGGAGCCAGGAGGCGCGTCCCCAGGCCCGCAACGACCGGCCTCAGCAGCAGGCCCAGCCGGAGCAGCGTCCCGCGCCTGCCCCCATTTCTCAGCGGCCACGCCCCTCCAAGTGGTTGTAGAGAAGCACCCGCGACGAGAACCCCTCTGCACCCGAGACTCCCGTGACCCTGCTCCGCGCCGCCGACGTCCAACTGTCCTTCGGCAGCCGTACCGTCTTCCAGGGGCTCACCTTCACCATCGAAGAGGGTGAGCGCGTGGGCCTCGTGGGGGTGAACGGCTCCGGCAAGTCCTCGCTGATGAAGATATTGGCGGGGGCGGCGCGCGCGGACGCGGGGGAGCTGCAACTGCGCCGCGGCTCGCGCGTCACCTACCTGCCGCAGGAGCCCGAGTTCGCCCCGGGCGCCACGGTGGCCTCGGAGCTGAGCGTGGCGCAGGGGCCGCTCAAGGAGGCCCTGGCCGCCCAGGCCGAGCTCACCCGGCGCCTGGAGTCCGCGCCCGCCGAGGCGCACGAGAAGCTGATGGAGCAGCTCGCCACGGTGTCCGACCGCATCGAGCAGCTCGGCGGCTGGGACACGGAGCACCATGCCAAGACGCTGCTGGACCGGCTCGGCGTGAAGGAGTGGGACAGGCCGGTGGCGGAGCTGTCCGGAGGCCTGCGCAAGCGCGTGGCCATCGCCCGGGCGCTGCTCACCCGGCCGGACCTGTTGATGCTGGACGAGCCCACCAACCACCTGGACGCGGACACCGTGGACTGGCTCGAGGACGAGCTGGACAAGCTGCCCGGCGCCCTGCTGCTGGTGACGCACGACCGCTACTTCCTCGACGGGCTGGTGGATCGCATCGTGGAGATCCAACCCGGAGCGGGCCTCACCTCGTACCCGGGCAACTACGAAGCGTACGTGGAGCAGAAGCTGGTGGCGCAGGAGCAGGCGGGCCTGGCGCAGCACAAGCGCGAGCGGTGGATCGCCCAGGAAGTAGCGTGGTTGCGCAAGGGCCCCGAGGCGCGGCGCACCAAGAGCAAGGCGCGCATCGAGCGGGCGCGCAAGCTGATGGAGGAGAAGGGCTTCCAGCGGCCCAAGGTGGCGGGCCTGCAGGTGATGCAGGCGCCCCGGCTGGGACACACCGTCATCGAGGCCGAGGGCGTGAAGAAGGCCTACGGCGAGCGCAACGTGCTGCGGGGCGTGGACCTGCTGTTGCAGCGCGGCGAGCGCGTGGGGCTCGTGGGGCCCAACGGCGTGGGCAAGACGACCTTCCTCCGGGTGCTGCTCGGCGAGCTGCCGCCGGACGCGGGCAAGGTGGTCATCGGGAAGAACACGAAGGTGGCGTACTACGATCAGACGCGCGCCTCGTTGGATCCCGAACAGACGGTGTACGAGGCAGCCTCGCCGCGTGGGGATGACTGGGTGGAGCTGGGAGACCAGCGCGTGGCGCTGCGCGACTACCTGGACGATCTGCTCTTCCCGGTGCCCATGCAGCGCATGAAGGTGAAGGCGCTGTCGGGAGGCGAGCGCAACCGGCTGCTGCTCGCGCGGCTGTTCCTGGAAGGCGCCAACGTGCTGGTGCTGGACGAGCCGACGAACGACCTGGACATCGTCACTCTCAACATCCTCGAGGGGCTCCTGCTCAACTTCACCGGCAGCGTGCTGCTGGTGACGCACGACCGGTACTTCCTCGACAAGGTGGCCACCTCCATCCTCGCCTTCGAGGGCGATGGGAAGGTGACACGCTACGAGGGCAACTTCGGGATGTACCGGCGGCTCAAGGAGCAGCAGCAGGCGAAGCAGGCCGCCGCGGCGCCCACGCCCGCCGCCGCGAAGAAGCCCGAGCCCGCCCCCGTGGGGGAGCCGAAGCCGGCGCGCAAGCCGGGGAAGCTCTCGTACAAGGAGCAGCGCGAGCTGGACGGGATGGAGGCGGCCATCGAGGCGGCCGAGACGCGCAAGAGCGAGCTGGAGGCGCAGCTCCTGGACCCGGCCATCTACTCGAGCGCGACGAAGGCGGCCGGGGTGCAGAAGGAGCTGGAGGCGACGGCGGCCGAGGTGGATCGCCTCTACGGCCGCTGGCAGGAGTTGCAGGACCTGGTCGCGGGCGGCTGAGCCCGGCGAACTGCCCTCGTATCACCGGGCATCGGGCATCCCGGCATCCACGCTGGTCGGAACAGGACGGGAGGACTTCGGCACGGGCAAGAGACATTTGCCTTTGTAGGCGACCGTCTGCGGTGGGCAATTGGGGGGCCGTCGCTCGAGTGAAAGCCAGCACGCACCGGACAGCTCCACTTCAAGCCCTTCCGTACAAGGGGCCAGCTTCTGATTTCTCGCGGGTAGGGGAGCCTGCTCGATCCGGGACGGTGCTGGGTCGACCCGCACATCCGTGATCCACTCCTCATCGGGAGCAAGGACGCTCGGCCCGACAGGCGGAACTCGCACCATGGGCAGCAGAATCAGCAGCACCGCCGCGGCAAGCAGGAGACTTCTGAACCAGAGGCTCCGCCGCTCCATCTGCATGGGAGCGGGAGGCGGAGCAGTCCAGGAGGGCTTGGGTCTCGGGGGCCGGAGGATATGGCGCTCAGGGATGCCCCCCTCCTGAGTCGGCGGCACCTCTTCCCACGCGAAGATGCTCGAGTCCCACGCCGCATCCTCACTGGAGACCGCCGCGACCAGCGCCGCGTGGAGCGCTGCGCCACTCGGATAGCGTTCCGATGGGTCTTTCGCCAACAGCCGCATGATCACATCACTCAGCGCCCGAGGAACCCGGGGATTGACGAGCACTGGCGCCAGCGGCTGCACGTGGACGATGGCCAACTGCAACATGTCCGCCGGCAACCACTCGGAGAAGGGGTAATGCCCGGTGGTCGCCCGGTAAAGACAGACGCCCAGGGCATACAGGTCATCCGTGGGTTGAAGGGCATGGTGCGTTCCGGGACGCTCGGAACTGTGCCACAGAAAACGCACCGCCTCGGGGCTGAGCTGGAACAGGGTGGCCGGAGGCAAGGGGCCGGTGGTGAGGGGCGCCGCGCCCTCGAACCAGGCCACACCGAAGTCGAGCAACACCGGTTGCCCATCCGACTTTCGAATGAGGATGTGCTCGGGCTTGAGGTCACGGTGCAGCACCCCTCGGTCATGCAAATCGCCCAGGGTGCGCGCCACCGTGGCGCCCGCGGCGGCGAACTTCCGGAAGGTCGTGTCACCCGTCTCCGCCCACACGTCCAAGGCCAAGCCAGGCACCCAATCCATGACGAAACCCAGCCAACCCTTACGCGGGTGGAGCCAGCGCGCGCAGCCGTGGAACCGCACCACGTGGGGATGCGCCGCCCGGGTCATCATCAGCGCCACCTCGCGCTCGGCTCGCCCGTCACGGGCATAGAACGCGAGCTTGAGCGCGTAGAAGTCACCGGGATGGTCGATGTCCTCCACGCGGTAGACGGCGCCCTGGCCACCCACGCCCAACTGCTCCACCACGCGCCAGCGACCCACTTGCGTCCCCGGCGCCAATGCGTCCGGGAACATCCTCACCTCTTCAGGGTTCGTGGACACCTTCGCACCTCCACTCAAGTCCGACCGCCAGGGCGCGACCTCATACCACGAGATCAAGGCGGAAGTAACTTCGGATGTAGGGCCGTGTCCTCAAGGAGAGATGACATGAAAGGTCACGTCGCCAACTTCGACGTTGGCGACGCCCTCGAGGTTTTTTCAAAAGTAGGACTGACCTTCCAGTTCAGTCTCCCCATACGGACCCAGGAAGCGGACAAAGTAATACGCCTGGCCGGGCACGGGCTTCACGACCCATACCGAGAAGCCACTGTTGAAGTTTGCGCAAGCGCCAGTGTTATAGACATCAATACGAGGCACGGGTCCTCGTGGTTCCGCCGAGGTCGATGCCAATGCGCACGTCCTGTCTCCCCGGGCAGGTGGAAGCCGCGTCTTCGAGGCGGCCCGTTCATATCACCCGCGGAGGAACCCAGGACGAGCGCCTCCCCGCTCAGAAAGCGAAGGACATCGCCCAACCGCGCAGCGGGAGGGTGATGTACGTCTGGAGCTGGACATCGGCGGCGGGGCCTCGCGGACGACGGCTGCGGGTGATGATCCCCTGCGTCTCGACCAACACCCTGCCCTCCGGGCCATCGACGCGGGCTCTCGGAATCAGCACCGAGAAGAGGAGCTCGCCCGCATCGGCATCCGGCTCGAGCGTGACGGTCACCAGCGTTCCGAGCTCCGTCTCCACCTGACGAATCTCCTCTCCGCTCACGTTCACCTTCCGGCGGCTGTCCTGGTAGTCGAACCGTGGCTCCCCGGTGATGCTGGTCGTCGAGTAATGGACGGAGGCGTCCCAGCCCTCCAGCTCGAAGTCGTTGGGCGTGAGGGGCTCGACGGGTGTTTCTGGCTGGGCGCGTACGGGTTCGGCTTGCATGGTGCTCCTCCTTCAAAGCCATCAGGGTGCGGCCCGGGGGCCCGCGTCAGAGATGGAGGAGTCATTTCCGAAGTGTGACGCGTGGGCCCTCTCGCCGGCCCTTGAAGGAATCGCACCGGAAATCGTCACAACGCGCCCGAGCACCATCCATCCGGATGAGACCCGCCACGAGCGACACGGAATGCGGTGTGGGGTGCGGAGGATGGCCGTGAGCTCGGG contains:
- a CDS encoding DEAD/DEAH box helicase, coding for MTFEDLKLAESLLRAVKEEGYNTPTPIQQQAIPHVLEGKDVLGCAQTGTGKTAAFTLPILQRLFVGRPPPPARGRPIRALVLSPTRELAAQIGDSVRAYGRYTGLTSAVIFGGVGQSAQEQTLRQGVDILVATPGRLLDLMNQGFVSYKALEVFVLDEADRMLDMGFIHDVKRVIAALPRPRQTLFFSATMPPEIQGLANSILVKPVRVEVAPVSTTAETIDQRLYFVEKEQKRGLLVHLLNSDQGIQRALVFTRTKHGANRVARHLESAGIGAEPIHGNKSQNARERALAAFKSGACRVLVATDIAARGIDIDGISHVINFDLPNIPETYVHRIGRTGRAGAAGIALSFCDSEERAYLKDIERTIRRRVPVVEAGVHRSALVSPPESDERPPRRDAPPRQQARPQSSGGGSRPNNPPRGERGPDNRNGGNRGGRRGGRDGRGGGSGGRSQEARPQARNDRPQQQAQPEQRPAPAPISQRPRPSKWL
- a CDS encoding ABC-F family ATP-binding cassette domain-containing protein gives rise to the protein MTLLRAADVQLSFGSRTVFQGLTFTIEEGERVGLVGVNGSGKSSLMKILAGAARADAGELQLRRGSRVTYLPQEPEFAPGATVASELSVAQGPLKEALAAQAELTRRLESAPAEAHEKLMEQLATVSDRIEQLGGWDTEHHAKTLLDRLGVKEWDRPVAELSGGLRKRVAIARALLTRPDLLMLDEPTNHLDADTVDWLEDELDKLPGALLLVTHDRYFLDGLVDRIVEIQPGAGLTSYPGNYEAYVEQKLVAQEQAGLAQHKRERWIAQEVAWLRKGPEARRTKSKARIERARKLMEEKGFQRPKVAGLQVMQAPRLGHTVIEAEGVKKAYGERNVLRGVDLLLQRGERVGLVGPNGVGKTTFLRVLLGELPPDAGKVVIGKNTKVAYYDQTRASLDPEQTVYEAASPRGDDWVELGDQRVALRDYLDDLLFPVPMQRMKVKALSGGERNRLLLARLFLEGANVLVLDEPTNDLDIVTLNILEGLLLNFTGSVLLVTHDRYFLDKVATSILAFEGDGKVTRYEGNFGMYRRLKEQQQAKQAAAAPTPAAAKKPEPAPVGEPKPARKPGKLSYKEQRELDGMEAAIEAAETRKSELEAQLLDPAIYSSATKAAGVQKELEATAAEVDRLYGRWQELQDLVAGG
- a CDS encoding serine/threonine protein kinase, with amino-acid sequence MSTNPEEVRMFPDALAPGTQVGRWRVVEQLGVGGQGAVYRVEDIDHPGDFYALKLAFYARDGRAEREVALMMTRAAHPHVVRFHGCARWLHPRKGWLGFVMDWVPGLALDVWAETGDTTFRKFAAAGATVARTLGDLHDRGVLHRDLKPEHILIRKSDGQPVLLDFGVAWFEGAAPLTTGPLPPATLFQLSPEAVRFLWHSSERPGTHHALQPTDDLYALGVCLYRATTGHYPFSEWLPADMLQLAIVHVQPLAPVLVNPRVPRALSDVIMRLLAKDPSERYPSGAALHAALVAAVSSEDAAWDSSIFAWEEVPPTQEGGIPERHILRPPRPKPSWTAPPPAPMQMERRSLWFRSLLLAAAVLLILLPMVRVPPVGPSVLAPDEEWITDVRVDPAPSRIEQAPLPARNQKLAPCTEGLEVELSGACWLSLERRPPNCPPQTVAYKGKCLLPVPKSSRPVPTSVDAGMPDAR